In the Chryseobacterium sp. MYb264 genome, one interval contains:
- a CDS encoding GNAT family N-acetyltransferase, which translates to MSEVIIRKAVQEDCAPMLELIKELADYEKALHEVTLTLEQFIEDGFGKSPVWGAFVAEFNEEIVGISLYYDRYSTWKGRRLYLEDLVVTEKLRGKQIGKNLFEATIEHGKSNQYSGMVFQVLNWNEPAINFYKKYSPKFDDEWFNVSIEF; encoded by the coding sequence GATTGTGCTCCAATGTTGGAGCTAATCAAAGAATTGGCTGATTATGAAAAAGCGTTGCATGAAGTAACCTTAACTTTGGAGCAATTCATTGAAGACGGATTCGGAAAATCGCCTGTTTGGGGAGCTTTTGTAGCCGAATTTAATGAAGAAATCGTTGGGATTTCTTTATATTATGACAGATATTCAACCTGGAAGGGAAGAAGATTGTATCTGGAAGATTTGGTAGTGACAGAAAAATTAAGAGGAAAACAAATTGGAAAGAATTTATTTGAAGCAACGATAGAACACGGAAAATCTAATCAATACAGCGGAATGGTTTTTCAGGTCTTAAACTGGAACGAGCCGGCCATTAATTTCTACAAAAAATACAGTCCGAAATTTGATGATGAATGGTTTAATGTTTCAATTGAGTTTTAA